The Haloprofundus salinisoli genome includes a region encoding these proteins:
- a CDS encoding universal stress protein, with product MRPGNEGYGQQLARTTADIAGPTDARTVIAQVFTEDEYDVTRKSLGVTDLSDVRPEEITSQYGTFRAIINHLDSQELDYEFRTAVGSHTSSILDLAADADLVIIGGQQRSPAGKAMLGSTAQEVLLSAPCPVVFVRQE from the coding sequence GTGAGACCTGGAAACGAAGGGTATGGACAGCAACTTGCACGGACAACAGCTGATATTGCAGGACCAACCGACGCTCGAACTGTAATCGCTCAAGTGTTTACAGAAGACGAATACGATGTTACGAGAAAAAGCCTTGGCGTCACTGACTTATCTGACGTACGACCCGAGGAGATAACGAGTCAGTATGGAACCTTCAGGGCGATTATCAATCACCTGGACTCCCAGGAACTCGACTATGAGTTCCGCACCGCCGTTGGATCACATACGAGCAGCATCCTCGACCTTGCTGCGGACGCCGACCTCGTCATTATCGGCGGCCAACAACGGTCACCCGCCGGAAAGGCAATGCTCGGTTCGACGGCCCAGGAGGTCCTCCTCTCTGCACCCTGCCCAGTAGTGTTTGTTCGACAGGAGTAA
- a CDS encoding aldo/keto reductase: protein MEYITAKGVDVPVLGFGTWPMKGETCRTAVQHALDSGYRHIDTAQMYNNEGAVGQAITNSGVPREDVFLVTKIRRQNLAHDDVLSTVTESVQRLGTEIDLLLIHSPSRTVPIEESISAMNELQERGIVEHIGVSNFSVEQMRQAIAASNTPILTNQVEYHPFKNQSEILKFCIENGVLLTAYSPLGQGRAIENKVLEGIGEQYGKTAAQVALRWLIHQEMVAAIPKASSQIHIEENFEVFDFELTDEEMDRIFDIQGGLLSQLRSLLGL from the coding sequence ATGGAATACATCACTGCCAAAGGTGTGGACGTGCCAGTGCTTGGCTTCGGGACGTGGCCGATGAAAGGAGAAACCTGTCGAACCGCCGTCCAACATGCACTGGATTCCGGATATCGACACATCGATACGGCACAGATGTACAACAATGAGGGCGCTGTCGGACAGGCGATAACCAACTCCGGGGTCCCGAGAGAGGACGTGTTTCTTGTTACGAAAATCCGCAGACAAAATTTAGCCCATGACGATGTGCTAAGTACAGTCACGGAGAGTGTGCAGCGGTTGGGAACCGAGATCGACTTACTGCTGATTCACTCGCCGAGTCGAACTGTGCCAATTGAAGAGTCAATCAGTGCGATGAACGAGCTCCAAGAACGTGGAATCGTCGAACATATCGGCGTCAGTAATTTTTCTGTCGAGCAGATGCGACAGGCGATTGCCGCGTCCAATACCCCGATCTTGACAAATCAGGTGGAGTACCACCCTTTCAAAAATCAGTCCGAGATACTCAAATTCTGCATCGAGAACGGTGTCCTTCTGACTGCGTACAGTCCACTGGGCCAAGGAAGAGCCATCGAAAACAAGGTCCTTGAGGGAATCGGAGAGCAGTACGGAAAGACCGCAGCCCAAGTAGCACTCCGCTGGTTAATCCATCAAGAGATGGTCGCAGCGATTCCAAAGGCTTCGAGCCAGATACATATCGAAGAGAACTTCGAGGTCTTTGATTTCGAACTCACTGACGAGGAGATGGACCGAATCTTCGACATACAGGGCGGACTTCTCTCTCAACTTCGCTCATTGCTTGGGCTCTGA
- a CDS encoding RraA family protein gives MPTDSNSVSGTVLNRLEQCSTSAIADTKHESVETLDSAIRPVHHDCTFAGLARTVVLDPSMLWAPVQTLDTAFENEVVVVDTNDGVEEAVWGELLSTYATATGVRGMVTNGAVRDVAGIRDIGFPVFARAVTPRGPSGREEVERNVRVTVGGASIDSGDVLVGDESGVVAIDRDAAEDVASAAETVVQTEQEVTRFIDEGRSLEQAFEDAGMG, from the coding sequence GTGCCAACAGATAGCAATTCAGTCAGTGGTACGGTACTTAATCGGTTGGAACAGTGCTCTACGTCCGCAATAGCGGACACAAAACACGAGAGCGTGGAAACACTGGATTCCGCAATTAGACCGGTGCATCACGACTGCACCTTCGCCGGGCTAGCCCGGACGGTCGTGCTCGACCCCTCAATGCTCTGGGCCCCCGTCCAGACCCTCGATACTGCTTTCGAAAACGAGGTCGTTGTGGTTGATACTAACGACGGCGTCGAGGAGGCTGTCTGGGGTGAATTGCTCTCGACGTACGCGACAGCCACTGGCGTGAGAGGGATGGTCACGAACGGAGCCGTCCGAGATGTCGCCGGGATCCGAGACATCGGGTTCCCCGTCTTCGCACGGGCAGTCACTCCCCGCGGACCGAGCGGACGCGAGGAAGTCGAGCGGAACGTTCGAGTCACTGTTGGCGGAGCATCGATTGACTCGGGAGACGTGCTCGTTGGTGACGAATCCGGAGTGGTTGCAATCGACCGTGATGCCGCCGAGGACGTCGCTTCGGCCGCCGAGACAGTTGTTCAGACGGAACAAGAAGTAACTCGGTTTATCGACGAGGGCCGATCGCTCGAACAGGCATTCGAGGACGCTGGAATGGGCTAA